Genomic segment of Lentisphaera araneosa HTCC2155:
GCCATGATATAGCAGGCTCGACACCCTGACCGGCCGAAACGCGTTCGTCATCCTACGGACTGATATTTCGTCTAGGCCCTACTACCCACCCCGTTTCACAACGACGCAGTTGACTTCGACTACAGGGCTGACGGTCAACCCTGACGAGGTCTTTCACCTCGCTGATGTTGTGTACGCATAGGCGTACTATATCATGCCTTCGGCATTCAAACCAAGTCCCAACGGAACGGCATAGATCAATATATCATGCCTTCGGCATTCAATTTGAGTCCCAATGGGACGGCATAACTCAGCCTGGCACGGAAGTGCTAGGTGTAACGGAATGGCATAGCGCCCTCCCCTGAATATCGTCAAAAGCTACCGGGGCCTTGGTATTGGTAGACGGCGAAGAGGGATTGGTCTTTGGGGTTTTGGAAGACGATGGTGCGGCCCTCTAGGTTCATGGTGTCGAGGGTTAGGGGCTCTTCTTGGTACTGACCATTGATGGATTTGACGAAGGCTTGCTGTTCTTCTTCAGTATCAAAGTATTCTTCCACATCGTCGGAATACCAGATGCCAATGAAGGGTAAAACATCGCCATCCAGCATAAACCATGGACCTTCGCCATCATATGGTGGCGTACGGCTAAGTTTGTCTAGAATTTGATCATTTAAACCTTCTGAAAAGTCTTTGTCTATGTAGTGAAGAACTTTGAGTTTACCCTGAGTAACGGCATAGAGGCTGACATAGAAAAAATTGTCGCCTGAATGGTTTTTCTCTACCAAGTTTTTGAGCTCTTCCAGACTTAAATCAAGTTTATAAGATTCATCATAATCAGAGAGTTTTGGACGTAGACAAATGCCTTTATCACCCGTGAGGTCGCAAACTGCATTTGGAACTGGATCCCAAGCCAGGAAATCTAAATCCCCTTGAAAGTAGTTAAGATCCATAGCTCTTATTCCTCAAAGGCTTCATCAAAACAACCTTGTTCAATAAGCTTCTGTTTTAGTTTACTACTAGCTTCACCTCCAAAATAGCCAACGTCCCAAGGTACAGCGCCACTAATATCGTCATCTAATTCTGCTTCTTGAATTAAATGATATAAATTTTGTGAAATAATACAAGAATATTCATTTACAAAAAATAAATCTATCTTTTCGATTCGATCTCTAAATTTTGGTGAAATAGATTTAGGTATTGGATGATGATATTTATCGAAAGAAGAATCTCTAAATATCTCTCTTCCCTCTTTAAAGACCTGCTCTGGAATCGCCCAAAAAATTGTTTTACTAGGTGTAATACTTCCTGTAACACTCTTAACCATTACAGGTTTAAAATTGATATTAAAAATATTATTCTCTTCAATAAATGAACAAAAGCGTTTTTTTGCCAACAAAACCAAACAATCTTCTGTATCTAAAAAATTCAATTGAAAGTTTTTAAAATTGCCCAATGATTTTTTCTCTAGGAATAAATCACCATTTTTAAATTCATTTAAATACTCTTCTGAATCATATTCAGTTTTTGTCCCAATTTCTAAATAGTCCGCACATAGTCTATCTTGGGGGTCATATTCTAAATCAACATATTTTACATAACGTTCTGTTAGAGCTACAGATGAAGTTTTCACATTAAGTTTTTCTGATAAACATATTAATTTGTTATAAGTCTCAAAGTCCCATATTTTACCAGTCAAAAATCGGTATCCATAAAGACCATGATCTTTTAAGACATAATCACTATTTATTTTATCTAAGCCCTCTTTAAAGTCTAAAATTTTCTCTTGGTCAAAAAGGTTGACCGAAAATGTATATCTATACCTCATTTTGAAAAGTCCTTTATAGCTACGTTGATGACTGATGCTGAAATATCTACTTTTGATCGAATTTGTACTAACCTGCTCCATAAAGTCTGTTTTTATAGTACTGTAAAGAAGCATCACTGCCAGCAAATTCTTCGTAAGATTTTTATAGTGCTCTGACATAATACTCTCTTTTTGTTCCTCAGTATATCCTAATAGTTCTTGAAGTAACGTTGTCCTTCTTTTAGAACTTGGCCCCTCAGGAATATACTTGTTCAAAATCTTATGGAAAGCCTTATGATCATTCTCACTTTCAGAAAAAAAATCTAAAAAAACACTTGCATAAGCTGTCATACAGATCTATAATACATGTATTACAGGTTAACTCTCAAGCTCAAGGATCACATGTTTAAAACCGTCAGTGGAAAAGAAAAGCTCAGCGTACAAGTTGCGAAAGAGCTTGAAAAAAGCATTTTAGATAAGCGCTTTTTACCTGATCAGCCTATTCCTTCTGAAGCGCGTTTATGTGAATCTTTTGGCGTAAGCCGTACCGTTGTGCGCGAAGCCATTCAGCAACTCAAATCTCAGGGCATCATTCATTCGATCCCAGGAAGCGGCAACTACATCTCCAGAAATGACACCTCAAATCTGCAGCGCTCTCTTTCCTTACTAGCTAGCTTAAACTTAGACACCCCACTCTGTTCAGAAATTATTAAACTACGTGAATTGCTCGAAGTCGATTGCATCAAAACCGTCTGTCAGTCGCGCAACGAAGAACTGGTAAAAACCCTCGAATCTCATGTAGAGAAAATGCGCAATAACTTTGATTCTCTCAAAGATTTCGGTCGCTTGGATCACGCTTTCCATCTCAGCATTATTAAAGCATCTGGAAACAACTTATTCTACACTCTTCTCGAATCACTCTACGATGCCTTTGTCGAAATCAGCATCAAAGTCTACGATTCAAAAGACATGCTCGAGACACTTTGTAATGAGCACTCAGCAATTACCGAAGCCATTAAAAATCAAGATACTGAATTGGCTTCAGAACTTCTTCTTAAACACATTCATCTCTCAAAAGTAAACCTATCATAAAGGAAACAAACATGGGTAAATTAGACAATAAACTCGCAGTCGTCACTGGTGGCGGATCTGGTATTGGCCGTGCTATCACAGAAAAGTTTGCAGCAGAAGGCGCACTCGTCGCTCTCCTCGATTTCAATGAAGAGCAAGGCACTGAAACTGTTGACGCTATCAAAGCTGAAGGCGGTAAAGCACAATTTTACAAATGTGATGTTTCTGATTCTGCGGGAATCGCAAGTACTTTTGATTCAATCAAAAGTGAACATGGCAATGTGGACGTCCTCGTCAACAACGCTGGTATTGCGGCTGTGGGCAACTTGGAAACTTGTACTGAAGAAGAACTCGACCGCATCTATAATGTAAATGTTAAGGGTGTCTTTAACTGCTTAAAATCTGGTATTCCACAAATGCTAGAAAATGGTGGTGGTTCAATTATCAACCTCGCTTCCATTGCTTCTAGCATCGGTATTCCTGATCGTTTCGCTTACAGCATGAGTAAAGGTGCGGCTTACACAATGACTCTTTCCGTTGCTACTGATTATGTTGACCAAGGCATTCGTTGTAACTCCATTTCACCAGCTCGCGTTCACACACCATTTGTCGATGGCTTCATCGCTAAAAACTACCCTGGACAAGAAGAAGAAGTTTTCAAAAAGCTTTCTGCCACACAGCCTATCGGCCGCATGGGTCAGCCCGAAGAAATCGCTAATATGGCACTCTTCTTAGCATCTGACGACGCAGCATTTATCACCGCTACTGACTTCCCAGTTGACGGCGGCTTCATCAAAATCAAAAAATAATTTCTTAAAATAATACACAAGGACTAAAAACCATGAAACTTATTCGCTTTGGCGCTTTTGGCGCAGAAAAACCAGGTCTCCAATTAGAAGACGGTTCACGTATCGACGTTAGCTCAATCGTAGAAGACTACACTCCAGAATTTTTCGCCGAAGGTGGCCTTGAAAAACTCGCAGCAGCTGACCTTTCAAGCTGCCCAGCAGTCGCTGCAGATGTTCGTCTCGGTGCAATCCTTAAACGTCCTGGTAAAATGGTTTGTATTGGCCTCAACTTTAAAGATCACGCTGAAGAAGGTGGCATGGCGGTTCCTGCTGAGCCTGTAGTTTTCTATAAAGCGACTAGCGCAATTGTTGGACCTAACGATGATATCGTTATTCCTAAGGGTTCTGAAAAGACGGATTGGGAAGTTGAACTTGCCGTAGTTATCGGTAAAAGAGCTTCTTATGTTTCAGAAGCCGATGCACTCGATTACGTAGCGGGTTACGCTCTTCATAATGATTACTCTGAGCGCGCTTATCAGCTCGAAAAGTCTGGTCAGTGGATGCTTGGTAAAGGCTGTGATACTTTCGCACCTCTTGGACCTTTCATGGCAACTGCTGATGAAATCGCTAATCCTAACAGCCTCAAAATGTGGCTTAAAGTTAATGGCGTTCAGAAGCAAAACGGCACAACTGAAAACTTCATCTTCAATACTCAGCACGTCATCTCTTACCTCAGTCAATACATGACACTTGAGCCTGGTGACATTATCTCTACTGGTACTCCTGCTGGTGTTGGTCTTGGCTTCAATCCTGCTCAATACATCCAACCTGGCGATGTAATCGAACTCGGTATCGAAGGTCTTGGCGAATCAGCTCAGACGGCTAAAGCTTACCAAGGCTAATTCACTTGGGCGGATCTTTTGATCCGCCTCAACCTCAATTTATCAGGACTCAATCATGGATCTCAATTTAAAAGATAAAGTTATCATCGTCACTGGCGGAGCTCGCGGTATTGGTGGCGGCATTTCAGAATCACTCGCTGCCGAAGGCGCAAAACTCGTTATTCCAAGTCGCCCTTCTCCTGCTACAGAAGAAGCCATTGCTAAACTTCAAGAAAAAACCGAAGTTCTCTACCTCCCAGGTGATCTAACCACTCCAGGTATTTGCGAAGATATCATCAATAAAACCGTTGAAAAATTTGGCGCGATTGACGTCTTGATCAATAACGCGGGTATCAATGATGGCTGTAACATCACTGACTCACTCGAAAAATTTCAGCAGTCATTAAGCAACAACCTTATTCACGTTTTTGAATTAGTTCACTACGCACTTCCCCACCTCGAGAAATCTCAGGGTAACGTTATCAATATTGGTTCAAAAGTTGCTGAAACGGGTCAAGGTAATGCTACGGGTTACGCAGCTGCAAAAGGCGCCCTCAATGCTTTAACACGTGAATGGGCTCTCGAGTTCCGCATGAAGAATATTCGCGTTAACTCAATCATTCCTGCTGAATGTATGACTCCCCTCTACGAAAATTGGTTGAGCACACTTCCCGATCCAAAAGCCGAAGAAGATCGCATTTCTGGTATGATCCCTCTTGGCGAACGAATGACTACCATTAATGAACTTGCAGATTTAACTGCTTTCATTGCATCGAATCGTTCATCACACACAACAGGACAAATCCTTTACGCTGATGGTGGTTACACTCATCTCGACCGTAAATGTACTGTTAAGTGATCATCACTTAAATTATAAGGAATTTTATCATGGACTCACGTTACCCCTCAATCGAATGGTTAGCTGAAAGAGCTAAAAAACGCATGCCGGGTTTTGCTTATGACTACCTTACTGGCGGCTGTTTTTCTGAAGTTAACTTAGCACGTAATACTAGCGAAATTCGCGATGTTCAATTACAACCTCATTACCTCAGAGACTTTAAAGGTGCCTCACAAGAAACAACTCTCTTTGGCAAAACTTATGATGCTCCCTTTGGTATTGCTCCCGTTGGATTGCAGGGTTTAATGTGGCCTAAGTCATGTGAAATTCTTGCGAAAGCCGCAAAGCAACACAATATCCCCTTCTGCCTCAGTACAGTAGGTACGGCAAGCATCGAAACGATTGCCGAAATCACTGAAGGTGACTTCTGGTTCCAACTTTACCACCCCGCTGAAGACGAGCTCAGAGATAAGCTTCTCGAGCGCGCTTGGGCAGCTGGTTGTAAAACTTTAGTTATCCTCGCCGACACGCCAACTTTTGCCTACCGTCCAAAAGAAATCCGTAATGGACTTTCTATCCCGCCCCGTATGACCGCTCGTAACATCATGCAAATGATGGGGCGTCCACGTTGGGTTTGGGAGCAATTGCTCGCTGGTAAGCCTGAGTTCCAAACGATGAAGCCTTATATCCCAAAAGGTCTCAACATGAAGCACCTCGGTCTCTTCATGAACAAGACTTTCTCAGGTCGTTTGACTGAAGCTAAAATCAAACCTCTCCGTGACAAATGGAAAGGTAACTTAGTGATCAAAGGTATTGTCAACGAAGAAGATGCGAATAAAGCTATTGCACTTGGCGTTGATGGCATGATTGTTTCCAACCATGGTGGTCGTCAGCTCGACTCAGGTGAATCTACCATTAAGCCTCTCAATAAATTGGCCAAAGCTCTTAAGGGTAAAACGACTTTACTCATGGATGGGGGTATTCGTTCGGGTGTGGATATTGCTTCCACAGTGGCCTCTGGTGCCGACTTCACTTTCCTAGGTCGTGCTCCCATGTTCGGTGCTTGTGCGATGGGTGCAAAAGGTGGTGATCAAGCGCTTCAAATCCTAAAGCGTCAACTCCAACAAGTTATGGAACAAGTTGGCTGTGAACGTGTGGAAGATTTACCCTCTCACCTTATTGAGCAGTAAAAATCCTAGTTCATAAAGGCAAAAGCGAAGTCCTCGGACTTCGCTTTTTTTGGTTCTTCACGTTAGTGCTTGAAAGGTACTTTATTCTCTAGTTTTTAGTATCTTCCCTTCCCCGGAGGGGGAGTATACTATTAGCCCTAGGTGAATGAAGTGAACCTAGGGAAATAGATAAGAAAGAAGACCGTCCTCGGAGAGGGCGTACAGTCCTAATCATATCCAACTGGCTTGAACTTGGCCCTCTTCGAGGACCGAAAATCATTTTAACAAGTTTTCCTAGGTTCGTGATGCTTACCTAGGGCTAATCAAAATTTGCCACCTTCAGTGACAATTGGTAGGAATTACTCTTGGTCAAAGACCAACTCACAGGTTTTTGCTCCGATCGACTGAAAAACGCGAAGAATATTTTTTATAGCTTGAGCGCTGGATGAATAATTTGGCCCTTACTCAAATTAACAGCTCGGCGTAATGCGGAGTTCGATTCTAAAGCTTTTTCGAGACCAAGATCAGCAATCATTTTTATGTAAGGTAGCGTTTGAGCAGAAAGTGCTTGACTCGATGTGAGAGCTACGGCACCTGGCATATTGCTTACACAATAATGCAAAACGCCATCAACAACATAGGTCGGTTCTTCGTGTGTTGTTGGACGCGAAGTTTCCACACAGCCACCTTGATCCACTGCCACATCAATAATGAGCGAGCCCTTCTTCATGAGTTTGAGCATATCTCGTGTGACAATAGTGGGGGCCTTGCCACCCGGAATTAAAACGGCTCCGACGACCATATCTGCCAAAGGCAATTCTTTTATCACATTTTCTTGAGAAGCAAATAAAGTTTGCACTCGCCCTTCGTATTTTTCATCAATGAGACTCAAGGGGCCTTCATTAATGTCCATGATAGTTACATTGGCGCCCATGCCAACGGCAATCTTTAGCGCACTACGTCCCACCATCCCTGCTCCAATAATTAAGACTCGACCTGCCTGAACACCTGGCACTCCACTTAAAAGGACTCCACGTCCACCACTAGGTTTTTCTAAATATTTAGCGCCCTCTTGAATAGCTAAACGACCTGCAATCTGTGACATGGGTTTTAAGCAAGGCAAAGAACCATCATCCAACTGCAAGGTTTCGTAAGCCAGAGCTTCAACTCGTTTATCGAGCAATCCGTGAATCAAATCATCATCTGCCGCTAAATGTAAGTAAGTAAATATAATCTGATTTTCATGATAGAGCGCAACCTCTTCTTTTTGTGGTTCTTTGACCTTAATAATCATCTCGGCCCAATCGTGCAAAACTTTGCGATCATCGCAAATGATACAGCCTGCTTGATCGTAAAATATGTCGTTATAGCCTGCTCCGCTCCCCGCCTTAGTCTCCACCATAACTTCATGACCTGCATCAATTAATGCGGCAGCACCTTCGGGTCCAAGTCCAACACGATATTCGTTTTTTTTAATTTCTTTGGGAATAGCAATCTTCATCGTTTATCTCCTGTATAACAAGATAATATATATTCTTATTAGCCTTGATCAGTAATTTTTAGATGATTTTCTTTTAAATTTAGATTATTAAAAAATGAAAGCTTTGCGACTCCCGCAGGTCATATTGGCTTGTACTCAGTTTAGGATTAGGTAAAATAGGCAAGGAGTCTTTTATGCAGTTTATTCACACCTCGTTACTGTTTGGTTTATTAGCCATACTTATACCTATTTTGATTCATTTGTTTCAAAAGCAGAAGCCCAAGACTGTCTCGATCCCAACTTTTCACTTTATTGAGCAAGCCTTAATCGAGAGTTCTTCTTCACGTAAAATAAAATCCTCCTTTTTACTCTTTTTGCGCATGCTGCTTATTGCCCTGCCCGTATTGCTCCTGGCTCAACCGTATTTACCTGGAGTTAATGCTGAGCTGGAGAAAAAGCATATCATCATCATTGATAATTCTTATTACTCCGCTCAAGGACAACAGCTACAAGAAGCCAAAGACAAAGCTCAAGAGATTATCAAAAATCTTCCTGAAGGAAGTATGCTTAAGCTCGTCAGCGTTAATAATTATAACAAGGAATTTACCTATATTCACGAAGATGTGATCGAAGAAGTAAAGTCCCTAAGTCCAAACAGCGCACTTATTGACTTTAATAAGTTCATCAAAAGGCTCGATAAAAAAGATGATTCACTACGTTTTCATTGTATAAGCGATCTCAATGCACACGCTTGGAAAAATCAAGTCCCCACTCAAGACAACATCACTTTCCACACCTTAAAAAAGAGACGTTTTAATAATTACATTCAAAGCCTTAAGCACCCAGATTTCTTCATTCTCAATCAAGTTGCGACTTTTGAAGTCACCCTAGCTGGCGATAGCCCTTTAGCAGGTTTGAAAGTTCATCTCTACGAAGATGATCAAATCATTCAGTCCCGCACGGTGCCCCTCAGCCAAAGTTCTTCAATAAGCCTTAAGTTCAATTACACCCCAAGTTCCGAAAATTTTAAGTTGTACTTCAAGTTAGATGTGGATGATAAATTCCAGGAAGATAACCACTACTACTTTGTGGGAAAATCTTCACCTCAGAAAAAACTCTTCATTTTTGATCAAGCCAGCCGTGACGAATTAAGTCCTGGTCTCATTGCTCAACTAGCCCTCGAACAAAATTCGTATTTTGAGATCAGTCGCTCGGACCTCCATAAACTTTCTCTCGATGGTGATATTTATTTTTTCTCTGGCCTCAGTCAATTAAAAGAAGCCGATTGGAACAAGATCGATCAGCTCAGCGAAATGGAAAAGATCATCATTTTATGGCCGATGGACTCCGACGATCCCGAAAACTTGAGCCCACGAATTCTTCCCATTTTCAGAAGCAATATGAGCCCCGAAATAAGTATGAGTCGACTGTTTAGCCAAGACGCAAAACTCAGAGATTTTAATCAAGAACTCGCCGAGATCACCCTGCCTCAAACTTTTTTACTCGAGCGTTCAAATACTCAAAAAAGTTTCCTCAGTAGCTTTGATAAACGTGACCTAGTTTCATCGACTCAATACAAAAAAGCACGCCTCGTTTTCAGTGGTCTTAGTGTGAGTCCCGAACTCATCAATTCCAACTTTTTGGCTCCTCTCATCCATGCAATCACTAGATCCCAGACTGATTTAGGAAGCTATAATTTAAGCGTGGGTCAGAATATCGGCATCGAGACCGCAAAAGCACTTGTGATGTCCAACCCCGAAGGGATTAAAGAAGACATTGCTCCCAGTGAAAAATTTTATAACAAAACTTTAATAAGTGGCTTCTACGACTTAAGCAATGAGCAATCCTATGCAGTTAACTTAGAGCGCCCTGTAGGAATCAACTCCTACCTCGATCAGCCCAATAATGAAAACTCTGACGAAAGTGAATCTCGTGGTTTTTATATCTCCAGCTCTGTGATGACGCTCATTTTACTCATCGTTCTC
This window contains:
- a CDS encoding FadR/GntR family transcriptional regulator translates to MYYRLTLKLKDHMFKTVSGKEKLSVQVAKELEKSILDKRFLPDQPIPSEARLCESFGVSRTVVREAIQQLKSQGIIHSIPGSGNYISRNDTSNLQRSLSLLASLNLDTPLCSEIIKLRELLEVDCIKTVCQSRNEELVKTLESHVEKMRNNFDSLKDFGRLDHAFHLSIIKASGNNLFYTLLESLYDAFVEISIKVYDSKDMLETLCNEHSAITEAIKNQDTELASELLLKHIHLSKVNLS
- a CDS encoding SDR family NAD(P)-dependent oxidoreductase; its protein translation is MGKLDNKLAVVTGGGSGIGRAITEKFAAEGALVALLDFNEEQGTETVDAIKAEGGKAQFYKCDVSDSAGIASTFDSIKSEHGNVDVLVNNAGIAAVGNLETCTEEELDRIYNVNVKGVFNCLKSGIPQMLENGGGSIINLASIASSIGIPDRFAYSMSKGAAYTMTLSVATDYVDQGIRCNSISPARVHTPFVDGFIAKNYPGQEEEVFKKLSATQPIGRMGQPEEIANMALFLASDDAAFITATDFPVDGGFIKIKK
- a CDS encoding fumarylacetoacetate hydrolase family protein, with translation MKLIRFGAFGAEKPGLQLEDGSRIDVSSIVEDYTPEFFAEGGLEKLAAADLSSCPAVAADVRLGAILKRPGKMVCIGLNFKDHAEEGGMAVPAEPVVFYKATSAIVGPNDDIVIPKGSEKTDWEVELAVVIGKRASYVSEADALDYVAGYALHNDYSERAYQLEKSGQWMLGKGCDTFAPLGPFMATADEIANPNSLKMWLKVNGVQKQNGTTENFIFNTQHVISYLSQYMTLEPGDIISTGTPAGVGLGFNPAQYIQPGDVIELGIEGLGESAQTAKAYQG
- a CDS encoding SDR family oxidoreductase is translated as MDLNLKDKVIIVTGGARGIGGGISESLAAEGAKLVIPSRPSPATEEAIAKLQEKTEVLYLPGDLTTPGICEDIINKTVEKFGAIDVLINNAGINDGCNITDSLEKFQQSLSNNLIHVFELVHYALPHLEKSQGNVINIGSKVAETGQGNATGYAAAKGALNALTREWALEFRMKNIRVNSIIPAECMTPLYENWLSTLPDPKAEEDRISGMIPLGERMTTINELADLTAFIASNRSSHTTGQILYADGGYTHLDRKCTVK
- a CDS encoding alpha-hydroxy acid oxidase; translation: MDSRYPSIEWLAERAKKRMPGFAYDYLTGGCFSEVNLARNTSEIRDVQLQPHYLRDFKGASQETTLFGKTYDAPFGIAPVGLQGLMWPKSCEILAKAAKQHNIPFCLSTVGTASIETIAEITEGDFWFQLYHPAEDELRDKLLERAWAAGCKTLVILADTPTFAYRPKEIRNGLSIPPRMTARNIMQMMGRPRWVWEQLLAGKPEFQTMKPYIPKGLNMKHLGLFMNKTFSGRLTEAKIKPLRDKWKGNLVIKGIVNEEDANKAIALGVDGMIVSNHGGRQLDSGESTIKPLNKLAKALKGKTTLLMDGGIRSGVDIASTVASGADFTFLGRAPMFGACAMGAKGGDQALQILKRQLQQVMEQVGCERVEDLPSHLIEQ
- the ald gene encoding alanine dehydrogenase; this encodes MKIAIPKEIKKNEYRVGLGPEGAAALIDAGHEVMVETKAGSGAGYNDIFYDQAGCIICDDRKVLHDWAEMIIKVKEPQKEEVALYHENQIIFTYLHLAADDDLIHGLLDKRVEALAYETLQLDDGSLPCLKPMSQIAGRLAIQEGAKYLEKPSGGRGVLLSGVPGVQAGRVLIIGAGMVGRSALKIAVGMGANVTIMDINEGPLSLIDEKYEGRVQTLFASQENVIKELPLADMVVGAVLIPGGKAPTIVTRDMLKLMKKGSLIIDVAVDQGGCVETSRPTTHEEPTYVVDGVLHYCVSNMPGAVALTSSQALSAQTLPYIKMIADLGLEKALESNSALRRAVNLSKGQIIHPALKL
- a CDS encoding BatA domain-containing protein, with translation MQFIHTSLLFGLLAILIPILIHLFQKQKPKTVSIPTFHFIEQALIESSSSRKIKSSFLLFLRMLLIALPVLLLAQPYLPGVNAELEKKHIIIIDNSYYSAQGQQLQEAKDKAQEIIKNLPEGSMLKLVSVNNYNKEFTYIHEDVIEEVKSLSPNSALIDFNKFIKRLDKKDDSLRFHCISDLNAHAWKNQVPTQDNITFHTLKKRRFNNYIQSLKHPDFFILNQVATFEVTLAGDSPLAGLKVHLYEDDQIIQSRTVPLSQSSSISLKFNYTPSSENFKLYFKLDVDDKFQEDNHYYFVGKSSPQKKLFIFDQASRDELSPGLIAQLALEQNSYFEISRSDLHKLSLDGDIYFFSGLSQLKEADWNKIDQLSEMEKIIILWPMDSDDPENLSPRILPIFRSNMSPEISMSRLFSQDAKLRDFNQELAEITLPQTFLLERSNTQKSFLSSFDKRDLVSSTQYKKARLVFSGLSVSPELINSNFLAPLIHAITRSQTDLGSYNLSVGQNIGIETAKALVMSNPEGIKEDIAPSEKFYNKTLISGFYDLSNEQSYAVNLERPVGINSYLDQPNNENSDESESRGFYISSSVMTLILLIVLLSVNIVELRLTRKESA